Proteins from a single region of Belliella baltica DSM 15883:
- a CDS encoding MerC domain-containing protein produces the protein MLQRIKRISTQSADLMGISASLLCLIHCLVFPVFISLGFIFSPSENHIHDHNHEHVHFDWHILDYLFILLAIWAVYNAVKSTQSKSIKIALWIAVSIFSIGVILHEIFDWMIIISFLSSVGLVIIHVINWKFHRKCNVIVK, from the coding sequence ATGTTGCAAAGAATAAAAAGAATCTCAACTCAATCAGCAGATCTTATGGGTATTTCTGCTTCTCTACTTTGTTTGATTCATTGTTTGGTATTCCCTGTTTTTATCTCACTAGGTTTTATTTTTTCTCCAAGTGAAAATCATATTCATGATCATAACCACGAACATGTCCATTTTGATTGGCACATTTTGGATTATTTATTTATTCTTCTAGCAATTTGGGCCGTCTATAATGCCGTTAAAAGTACGCAATCTAAAAGTATAAAAATAGCACTTTGGATAGCTGTTTCTATTTTTTCTATTGGGGTCATTTTGCATGAAATATTTGATTGGATGATCATTATTTCATTTTTATCATCTGTTGGTTTAGTTATTATTCATGTTATTAATTGGAAATTTCACAGAAAATGTAATGTTATTGTTAAATAA
- a CDS encoding c-type cytochrome, with the protein MKKYISIYFIFISFSLFSCGPEKDKINRGLSDIKDTKILQYAIEGKILYENYCGNCHQNDGTGLGKLIPPLKGSDYMKVDIGRTVSIIKNGLKGEIIVNGEIYNQPMPANSQLTDMEIAKITTYIYNIWGNEEGIIDANQVGRYLKK; encoded by the coding sequence ATGAAAAAATATATAAGCATTTACTTTATATTTATTTCATTTAGTCTTTTTTCATGCGGTCCTGAAAAAGACAAAATTAACCGAGGTCTTTCCGACATAAAAGACACTAAAATACTTCAATACGCTATTGAAGGGAAGATTTTATATGAAAATTATTGCGGTAACTGTCATCAAAATGATGGTACAGGTTTAGGGAAACTAATCCCTCCACTAAAAGGATCTGATTATATGAAAGTAGATATAGGAAGAACAGTCTCAATTATAAAAAATGGATTGAAAGGTGAAATTATCGTGAATGGAGAGATTTACAACCAACCTATGCCAGCAAATAGTCAACTCACGGATATGGAGATCGCAAAAATCACAACTTACATTTACAATATTTGGGGTAATGAAGAAGGAATTATTGATGCCAATCAAGTTGGACGTTACCTCAAAAAATAA
- the sucD gene encoding succinate--CoA ligase subunit alpha: MSVLVNKNSKVIVQGFTGSEGSFHAQQMIEYGTNVVGGVTPGKGGSTHLEKPVFNSVEEAVSKTGADTSIIFVPPAFAADAIMEAADAGIKVIIAITEGIPVADMMKAKPYIKERGATLIGPNCPGVITPGEAKVGIMPGFVFKQGRIGIVSKSGTLTYEAADQIVKAGMGVSTAIGIGGDPIIGTSTKDAVQLLMEDPETDAIVMIGEIGGNYEADAARWIRENGNQKPVVGFIAGQTAPPGRRMGHAGAIVGGADDTAIAKMRIMRENGIHVAESPAEIGAVMAKALGVEA, translated from the coding sequence ATGAGTGTTTTAGTTAATAAGAATTCAAAAGTGATCGTGCAGGGTTTTACTGGATCTGAAGGATCTTTCCATGCACAGCAAATGATCGAGTACGGAACCAATGTAGTCGGTGGGGTAACTCCAGGTAAAGGTGGGTCAACACATTTAGAAAAGCCAGTTTTCAACTCCGTGGAAGAGGCTGTTTCTAAAACTGGTGCTGACACCTCTATTATCTTTGTACCACCTGCTTTTGCTGCAGATGCAATTATGGAAGCTGCAGACGCTGGCATCAAAGTTATCATTGCAATCACCGAAGGAATTCCTGTCGCTGACATGATGAAAGCTAAACCTTATATCAAGGAAAGAGGCGCTACGCTTATCGGCCCTAACTGCCCTGGTGTAATTACTCCAGGAGAAGCCAAAGTAGGTATTATGCCTGGATTCGTTTTCAAACAAGGTAGAATTGGTATTGTATCTAAGTCTGGTACTTTGACTTATGAAGCAGCTGACCAAATAGTAAAAGCTGGTATGGGTGTATCTACTGCGATCGGTATCGGTGGTGACCCTATCATCGGAACATCTACAAAAGATGCAGTACAATTATTAATGGAAGATCCTGAAACTGATGCCATCGTCATGATCGGAGAAATAGGTGGAAACTATGAAGCTGATGCTGCTAGATGGATCAGAGAAAATGGAAATCAAAAACCTGTAGTAGGATTTATTGCTGGACAAACAGCACCTCCTGGAAGAAGGATGGGACATGCGGGAGCGATTGTAGGTGGAGCAGATGATACTGCTATCGCAAAAATGAGAATTATGAGAGAAAATGGCATCCATGTAGCTGAGTCACCAGCTGAAATCGGAGCCGTAATGGCAAAAGCATTGGGCGTAGAAGCTTAA
- a CDS encoding SCO family protein: MKFKKYIPLVIFSLFFWSCSTQETESEKELPILGNWHVDQVEKEGKTVQDTVYHKISDFSFINQEGKEISNLSTAGKVYVADFFFTTCPTICPIMKTQMLRVYEKFQNESKFLILSHTLDPEHDTQELLKDYAAKIGVENDQTWHFLTGDQEKIFEIGQTSYLTTAMEDKLEPGGILHSGAFVLVDQQGRIRGVYDGTKEVQVDRLINDIPKLLNN, encoded by the coding sequence ATGAAATTCAAGAAATATATACCCTTAGTAATTTTTAGCTTATTCTTTTGGTCATGTTCTACTCAGGAAACAGAATCAGAAAAGGAGTTGCCTATTCTAGGAAATTGGCATGTTGATCAAGTAGAAAAAGAAGGTAAGACTGTTCAGGACACTGTTTATCATAAGATTTCGGATTTTAGTTTTATTAATCAAGAAGGAAAAGAAATCAGCAATTTGTCCACAGCTGGGAAAGTATATGTGGCAGATTTCTTTTTTACAACCTGTCCGACTATCTGTCCAATCATGAAAACTCAGATGCTGAGAGTTTACGAAAAATTTCAAAATGAATCTAAATTTCTAATCTTAAGTCATACGTTAGATCCAGAGCATGACACTCAAGAACTCTTGAAAGATTACGCCGCAAAAATCGGTGTTGAAAATGATCAGACTTGGCATTTTTTAACTGGAGATCAAGAGAAAATTTTTGAAATAGGTCAAACAAGCTATTTGACGACAGCCATGGAGGATAAGCTAGAACCAGGAGGAATCTTACATTCTGGAGCCTTCGTTTTGGTAGATCAACAAGGGCGAATTAGAGGCGTGTATGATGGTACCAAAGAAGTACAAGTAGATCGATTGATAAATGACATCCCAAAACTGTTAAACAACTAA
- a CDS encoding ABC transporter ATP-binding protein: protein MLSVKNLKFQYDSSTKFQIPDINLAAGDELLILGKSGSGKTTVLNILGGLLKPQSGEVLLGDTLLSSLQGAKLDKFRGKNIGIVFQKPHILAPLTVEENLKLANFFVGEKGEQNIALLKELGILDKRKSKVTTLSEGEAQRVSIARALANQPKLILADEPTASLDDENAAIVIKLLQEQAKKFNAVLIIVTHDQRVKDHVSKHIIMGGL, encoded by the coding sequence ATGTTATCAGTAAAAAATTTAAAATTTCAATACGATTCTTCAACCAAATTTCAAATTCCTGACATCAATCTGGCTGCAGGGGATGAGCTTTTGATTCTCGGTAAATCTGGAAGTGGGAAAACTACCGTACTCAACATTTTGGGAGGACTGCTTAAGCCGCAGTCTGGAGAAGTTTTACTCGGTGATACCCTTCTCAGTTCTCTTCAAGGTGCCAAATTAGATAAGTTTCGTGGAAAAAATATTGGGATTGTTTTTCAAAAACCTCACATTCTTGCTCCACTTACCGTAGAGGAAAATCTCAAATTGGCAAATTTCTTTGTTGGCGAAAAAGGGGAGCAAAATATTGCTTTACTCAAGGAATTAGGGATTTTGGATAAAAGAAAGTCAAAAGTAACTACCCTAAGTGAAGGAGAGGCGCAGAGAGTTTCTATTGCAAGAGCTTTAGCAAATCAGCCAAAATTGATTTTGGCTGATGAACCCACAGCGAGTTTGGATGATGAAAATGCTGCGATAGTTATTAAACTTTTACAAGAGCAAGCAAAAAAATTTAATGCAGTGTTAATCATCGTAACACACGATCAGCGTGTGAAAGATCATGTTTCGAAACATATAATCATGGGAGGTCTATAA
- a CDS encoding hybrid sensor histidine kinase/response regulator, which yields MFPLRILITEDDHVSALLLKKALEKNNHEIIGISDSGEKALEILAEHPADIVMMDINLAGELDGIKTTEIINEKYDIPVVYLSASSDAETLTKVVGTNPSAYVIKPFNIRELNMVIELAIFKDRKEKELQKLNNELEEKVRQRTADLHEANKELTRALEKEREIGELKSRIVLNVSHGFKTPLTSILSSAQLLQMYADKDHPFKPKIIKHASKIENSVRSLNSLLTSVLFFGKADANKIDYNPKKMFTAAFINEVVDVVRAGAENDVKINLNIGKIPKTIVSDVDLLYQVFENLLSNAVKYSKDGQEVDFSIWEEDGMIKSKIVDHGIGIPKKEHNQLFDRFFRAKNVGIIEGSGLGLSIVKKCIDVLKGKIEFDSDAGKGTTFYVSIPIKK from the coding sequence ATGTTTCCATTAAGGATATTAATTACTGAAGATGACCATGTCTCAGCGTTACTTTTGAAAAAAGCGCTAGAGAAAAATAACCATGAAATTATAGGGATTTCAGATTCTGGAGAAAAAGCCCTAGAAATCTTAGCCGAGCATCCTGCTGATATCGTAATGATGGATATCAATCTTGCAGGAGAACTCGATGGGATCAAAACCACAGAGATTATCAATGAAAAATATGATATTCCAGTAGTCTATTTGAGCGCAAGTTCAGATGCGGAGACACTTACTAAGGTGGTGGGTACAAATCCTAGTGCCTATGTAATCAAACCCTTCAACATCAGGGAGTTGAACATGGTGATTGAGTTGGCAATATTCAAAGATAGAAAGGAAAAAGAACTCCAAAAATTGAATAATGAGCTTGAGGAAAAAGTGCGGCAAAGGACTGCTGATCTCCATGAAGCAAATAAAGAACTCACAAGAGCTTTAGAAAAGGAAAGAGAAATAGGGGAGTTGAAATCTAGAATTGTTTTGAACGTATCTCATGGTTTCAAAACTCCTTTGACATCAATTTTGAGTTCTGCTCAACTTCTTCAGATGTATGCTGATAAGGATCATCCATTCAAACCAAAAATTATCAAACATGCTTCAAAAATAGAAAATTCAGTTAGGAGTTTGAACAGTTTGTTGACTTCTGTGCTATTCTTTGGAAAAGCAGATGCTAATAAAATTGACTACAACCCTAAGAAAATGTTTACAGCTGCTTTTATCAATGAAGTGGTAGATGTGGTAAGAGCAGGTGCTGAAAATGACGTCAAAATCAATTTAAATATTGGTAAAATCCCTAAGACAATCGTGTCAGATGTTGATTTACTATATCAAGTATTCGAAAACCTACTTTCTAACGCAGTAAAATACTCAAAGGATGGTCAAGAAGTAGATTTTTCTATTTGGGAAGAGGATGGAATGATCAAATCCAAAATAGTAGATCATGGAATTGGAATTCCTAAAAAGGAACATAATCAATTATTTGATAGATTCTTCCGAGCTAAAAATGTGGGGATAATCGAGGGTTCTGGACTTGGATTGTCTATTGTGAAAAAATGTATAGATGTCCTCAAAGGCAAAATCGAATTTGATAGTGACGCAGGTAAAGGAACAACCTTTTACGTGAGTATTCCGATAAAAAAATAA
- a CDS encoding aminotransferase class IV — protein sequence MKPYCFAKNGIIDSSAAHIHPMDISLIRGYGIFDFFRTSNYVPLFLSDYLDRFIRSAAKTHLNLQFSKPELAEIIKELIQKNNLENGGIRMLLTGGVSENHFSPSDGQLFIFCEDLLFPSQEKYEKGVKLLSVEHVRAIADIKTTNYAYPVWLSTDWKAKSAEDVIYHFNEMISESSRSNIFIIKEGKISTPNQHILHGITRMRVLELAPETEIRPISFEELLSADEIFITSTTKKILPITLVDDHKIGTGQVGSITKKLMADFVEMEKMHTS from the coding sequence ATGAAACCATATTGCTTTGCCAAAAACGGAATAATCGACTCCTCTGCCGCACATATTCATCCCATGGACATCAGCTTGATCAGAGGATATGGAATTTTTGATTTTTTTAGGACATCAAATTATGTCCCATTATTTCTATCTGACTATTTGGATAGATTCATTCGGTCAGCTGCAAAAACTCACCTCAACTTACAATTCAGCAAACCTGAATTAGCTGAAATCATTAAAGAATTAATTCAAAAAAACAATCTGGAAAATGGTGGAATAAGAATGTTGTTGACGGGTGGAGTATCTGAAAACCATTTTTCTCCATCAGATGGACAACTTTTTATTTTTTGCGAAGACCTTCTTTTCCCAAGTCAAGAAAAATACGAAAAAGGAGTAAAATTATTAAGTGTGGAACATGTCAGAGCCATTGCTGATATAAAAACGACAAATTATGCCTATCCTGTTTGGCTTAGCACTGATTGGAAAGCTAAAAGTGCAGAAGATGTCATTTATCATTTCAATGAGATGATTTCGGAGAGCTCAAGAAGCAATATCTTTATCATCAAAGAGGGTAAGATATCAACTCCAAACCAGCATATTCTTCATGGAATTACCCGAATGCGAGTTCTTGAACTTGCGCCTGAGACTGAAATTAGACCAATAAGTTTTGAGGAACTTCTCTCAGCTGATGAAATATTCATTACAAGTACCACAAAAAAAATATTACCTATCACTCTTGTTGACGACCATAAAATAGGAACCGGTCAAGTGGGGTCTATAACAAAAAAATTGATGGCTGATTTTGTTGAGATGGAAAAAATGCACACTTCTTAA
- a CDS encoding ABC transporter permease produces MNMIKLSWKYLVAKPLNTGLNILLLALGLAIITVLILIEDQFENKMTKDAEGVDLVVGAKGSPLQLILSSVYHIDYPTGNIDMNDAKALSRNRLVKNIIPLGMGDNYQGYRIVGTNHDYLELYDAGFDSGEAWRKPFDVVLGFEVAKKLGLGLGDTFVGSHGIGSSSHEHDEHPYKITGILSEKGNVLDKLILTSIESVWYSHDEGHDHEKFEADVSITGFPETEEDREVTSLLLQYRNPIAAVQLPRFINSKSALQAASPSFEISRLFELLGVGVKLIQGLAIAIIIIAGLGIFIALFNSLKERKYDLAVMRTLGASSAQLFIHIVLEGVILTVLGAIVGIAIGHLFLAVLVMQNEQGAISGLSAAVFLQEELWIVGYAVLVGFIASLIPAWTAYQTDIAKQLTKS; encoded by the coding sequence ATGAATATGATCAAGTTAAGTTGGAAATATTTAGTAGCTAAACCCCTGAATACAGGTTTAAACATCCTGCTTTTGGCTTTAGGGTTAGCGATTATTACCGTTTTGATTTTGATTGAAGATCAATTTGAAAACAAAATGACTAAAGATGCAGAAGGTGTTGATCTTGTAGTTGGAGCCAAAGGGAGTCCACTTCAGTTGATCCTTTCGAGTGTTTATCATATTGATTATCCCACGGGAAATATAGACATGAATGACGCTAAAGCACTGTCTAGAAATCGTCTTGTGAAAAACATAATTCCTTTGGGAATGGGAGATAATTATCAAGGTTATAGAATTGTTGGAACAAATCATGATTATTTAGAACTCTACGATGCAGGTTTTGATAGTGGAGAAGCTTGGCGTAAACCTTTTGATGTAGTTCTTGGATTTGAAGTAGCCAAAAAATTAGGTTTAGGACTTGGAGACACCTTCGTGGGGTCTCATGGTATTGGAAGCAGTAGTCACGAACATGATGAACATCCATATAAAATCACGGGTATATTGTCAGAAAAAGGAAATGTCTTAGATAAGCTGATTTTAACTAGTATCGAATCTGTATGGTATTCCCATGATGAAGGCCATGACCATGAAAAATTTGAGGCTGATGTGAGTATTACTGGATTTCCTGAGACAGAAGAGGATAGGGAAGTGACATCACTCTTGTTACAATATAGAAACCCAATTGCAGCTGTCCAATTGCCACGATTTATCAATAGCAAAAGTGCCCTGCAAGCAGCTTCTCCTTCCTTTGAGATAAGTAGGTTGTTTGAATTGCTCGGAGTAGGAGTGAAATTGATTCAAGGATTGGCTATTGCAATTATCATCATTGCTGGCTTAGGGATATTCATCGCTTTATTCAATTCTCTAAAAGAACGAAAATATGATTTGGCTGTGATGCGAACTTTAGGAGCTTCAAGTGCTCAATTGTTTATTCACATCGTATTAGAAGGAGTGATTTTGACAGTTTTAGGAGCAATAGTTGGGATTGCTATTGGGCACCTTTTCTTGGCTGTTCTCGTTATGCAAAATGAACAAGGAGCGATTAGCGGATTGAGTGCGGCAGTATTCTTGCAAGAAGAGCTGTGGATTGTGGGTTATGCAGTGCTTGTCGGGTTTATTGCTTCTTTGATCCCTGCTTGGACCGCGTATCAAACAGATATTGCAAAACAGCTTACAAAGTCTTAA
- a CDS encoding ATP-binding protein, whose protein sequence is MKKNVLVIFFFFVIDLAFAQSFQFNRQIKGVDLPTQNVSGIIQDDQGLMWFNTSDGIFYSDGFATYPIPKRISNQLTNKVRLLIDDDGIVWIANQLKEAKAFTYQNGIWKELSFPKKITDRKGLSYLDFAVLGKGSEKKFIVLFPDEIHFSKSNSDVWNSTKYNFFNEGWLQSVYQHEGKSYLFFEMNMFLLEENSLIEIQSEGLELDSKIFHVSYCTSEKKFYYLGTDFLASGDSFMEVDEIIHEGFVKYIYSAVDYSFLQVENGKVYYFYNSQLYKYNPITKQKQEISAQEAVKSYNIYTAFVDREGIIWIGTHRGLVNINSLRFLNFNSNVLMDDEVTALVRLGENKYLIGYNNGLQLLDNGQTKSIIQDEALQGQPRNRITNFSMDKNGIVWFSSNLAGVGRYDTKTSTVSFEESPLGKFVTSVKAIGDSLIIVSRDKVYLSTIKNKTGHFTNDITEIILENLRQEEIFLRKVGRLNDGRLIFMQGGNPYIQEIFIETSEYINFIGFDFLQFDDKMLLATETGLKVFENEKVSPYAINDQTIDRPIYALHQDISGNIWVGTDQGVYMIRGSQISKFDEKSGLSGSEINRGALIDGEDGQVMIGSQRGLSVFYPDEDDQRKSKPVTDIVGIKLLNKNAKFPDSRRIQFENNSIEITYRAVSFLQTSNLVIRYQLEGLHDTWQELVNPRTNVLTFNNLPPGEYVFKMQASLGSVFDDEVISSKPFEILKPIYLQTWFVLLLLLIFLGIGFLLNALMNQWRKQSILRQTIDEKTKEAFISENQFKNVWNSSADGLMLSAEGGRILTINPSFSRLVGISEEKLLNLSIKDLFTDADFYPKQKNLILNKLGDSKEIGSVFEMEMPLQSGNKFIELYVARMNTEYDNKPIILSVFRDVTDKKNYENGLQIAKEKAEEANKLKSNILSNMSHEIRTPLNGILGSTENIMENWENDSKLVSQLEIIHESGERLLSTINSILDLAKIEANKFDLIYKETEINDFISKILLPLKNMAINKGLLLSTKYETKSFTAKVDQRYLEMIINNLVGNAIKYSDEGMIFIKVKEENDKLRFEVSDSGIGMSEEFMEKLFRPFEQESEGYGRRYEGSGLGLTITKNLIDLLGGEIYIESTKGKGTYVKVILPLLKN, encoded by the coding sequence ATGAAAAAAAATGTACTCGTAATATTCTTCTTTTTTGTGATTGATTTGGCTTTTGCACAATCATTTCAATTCAATCGGCAAATAAAGGGAGTTGATTTACCTACTCAAAATGTGTCTGGAATCATTCAAGATGATCAAGGATTGATGTGGTTTAATACATCTGATGGGATTTTTTATTCGGATGGATTTGCCACTTATCCAATTCCAAAAAGGATTTCTAATCAACTTACCAATAAAGTCCGATTGTTGATTGATGATGATGGAATTGTATGGATTGCCAACCAATTGAAAGAAGCCAAAGCATTCACTTATCAAAATGGAATATGGAAAGAGCTTTCTTTTCCAAAAAAAATCACTGATAGAAAAGGATTATCTTATTTGGACTTTGCCGTTTTGGGTAAAGGAAGTGAAAAGAAATTCATTGTTCTTTTTCCAGATGAAATTCATTTCTCAAAAAGCAATTCAGATGTCTGGAACTCCACGAAGTACAATTTTTTTAATGAAGGATGGTTACAGTCAGTTTATCAACATGAAGGCAAAAGCTATTTGTTCTTTGAAATGAACATGTTTTTGTTGGAAGAGAATAGCTTGATTGAGATTCAATCAGAAGGGTTGGAGCTAGATTCAAAGATTTTTCATGTCTCTTATTGTACGAGTGAGAAGAAATTTTACTACTTAGGAACTGATTTTTTAGCATCTGGTGATAGTTTTATGGAAGTAGATGAGATCATTCATGAAGGTTTTGTGAAATATATATATAGTGCTGTAGATTATAGTTTTTTGCAAGTTGAAAATGGAAAGGTTTATTATTTCTATAATTCACAGTTGTATAAATACAATCCTATAACCAAACAAAAACAAGAAATCAGTGCTCAAGAGGCAGTAAAATCTTACAATATTTATACAGCATTTGTTGATCGAGAAGGGATAATTTGGATAGGAACTCATAGAGGTTTGGTTAATATCAATTCACTGAGATTTTTAAATTTCAATTCAAATGTCTTAATGGATGATGAAGTGACTGCTTTGGTAAGGCTTGGTGAGAATAAGTATTTGATTGGCTACAACAATGGGCTTCAACTTTTAGATAATGGACAAACAAAATCGATAATTCAAGACGAAGCCCTTCAAGGTCAGCCAAGAAATCGAATCACTAATTTTTCTATGGATAAAAATGGGATTGTTTGGTTTTCTTCAAATTTGGCAGGAGTAGGGAGGTACGATACTAAAACTTCAACAGTTAGTTTTGAAGAAAGTCCTCTTGGCAAGTTTGTGACATCAGTAAAAGCAATAGGTGATAGCCTGATTATAGTGAGTAGAGATAAAGTTTATCTTTCTACTATCAAAAATAAAACAGGCCATTTTACAAATGATATCACAGAAATTATTTTAGAAAACCTCAGACAAGAAGAGATTTTTCTTAGGAAAGTAGGCAGATTAAATGATGGAAGATTGATTTTTATGCAAGGAGGGAATCCCTACATTCAAGAGATTTTTATTGAGACATCTGAGTATATCAATTTTATTGGTTTTGATTTTTTACAATTTGATGATAAAATGCTTCTGGCTACAGAAACTGGTCTTAAAGTATTTGAAAATGAAAAAGTAAGCCCTTATGCTATCAATGACCAAACTATAGATAGACCTATTTATGCCTTACATCAGGATATTTCAGGGAATATTTGGGTTGGCACGGATCAAGGGGTTTACATGATAAGAGGCTCTCAAATCAGTAAATTTGATGAAAAAAGTGGTCTTTCTGGCTCTGAAATCAACAGAGGAGCACTTATAGATGGTGAAGATGGTCAAGTGATGATAGGTTCTCAAAGAGGACTTTCAGTCTTTTACCCAGATGAAGATGATCAAAGAAAAAGCAAGCCAGTCACAGATATAGTTGGGATAAAACTTCTAAATAAAAATGCCAAATTCCCTGACTCAAGAAGGATTCAATTTGAGAATAATTCCATTGAGATTACATACAGAGCAGTAAGTTTTTTGCAGACATCAAATTTGGTCATTAGATATCAACTTGAAGGCTTACATGATACTTGGCAAGAACTTGTCAATCCCCGAACAAATGTGTTGACATTCAATAATCTTCCACCAGGAGAGTATGTTTTCAAAATGCAAGCGAGTTTAGGAAGTGTTTTCGATGATGAGGTTATTTCAAGCAAACCTTTTGAAATACTTAAACCTATTTATTTGCAAACTTGGTTTGTTTTATTGCTTCTTTTGATTTTTTTGGGAATAGGTTTTTTGCTGAATGCATTAATGAATCAATGGAGGAAACAGAGTATCCTGCGGCAAACTATAGATGAAAAAACTAAGGAAGCATTTATAAGTGAAAATCAATTTAAAAATGTTTGGAACAGTTCTGCGGACGGTTTGATGCTGTCAGCAGAAGGTGGGAGAATATTGACGATAAATCCAAGTTTCTCAAGATTAGTTGGGATTTCAGAAGAGAAGCTTTTGAATTTATCTATAAAGGACTTGTTCACAGATGCTGATTTCTATCCTAAGCAAAAGAATCTCATTTTAAATAAATTGGGAGATTCAAAGGAAATAGGCTCCGTTTTCGAAATGGAAATGCCACTTCAAAGTGGAAATAAGTTTATTGAACTTTATGTGGCAAGGATGAATACAGAATATGACAATAAGCCAATAATTTTGTCTGTATTTAGAGATGTGACAGATAAAAAGAATTATGAAAACGGGCTTCAAATTGCGAAAGAAAAGGCCGAAGAAGCTAATAAACTTAAGTCTAACATTCTTTCCAACATGAGTCATGAAATCAGGACTCCATTAAATGGGATTTTGGGAAGTACAGAAAACATAATGGAAAATTGGGAAAATGATTCCAAATTAGTCTCTCAACTGGAAATTATTCATGAATCTGGAGAAAGACTTTTAAGTACAATCAATAGTATTTTGGACTTGGCAAAGATCGAAGCCAACAAATTTGATTTAATATATAAAGAGACTGAAATAAATGATTTCATTAGCAAAATCCTGCTTCCTCTCAAAAATATGGCAATCAATAAGGGATTATTGCTTTCTACTAAATATGAAACCAAATCCTTCACAGCAAAAGTAGATCAACGCTATCTGGAAATGATTATAAATAATTTGGTTGGAAATGCAATCAAATATTCCGACGAAGGAATGATTTTCATCAAAGTAAAAGAAGAAAATGATAAGTTGAGGTTTGAAGTGTCAGATAGTGGGATAGGGATGAGTGAGGAATTTATGGAAAAACTTTTCCGTCCATTTGAGCAAGAAAGTGAAGGATATGGGAGAAGATACGAGGGGTCCGGACTAGGATTGACCATAACAAAAAATTTAATAGATCTATTAGGAGGGGAAATTTATATAGAAAGCACCAAAGGAAAAGGGACTTATGTGAAAGTCATTTTGCCATTGCTGAAAAATTGA